From Fulvivirga lutea:
GTGCCGGCTTTATTTAGTTCTATTATACCTCAGTTTGTGCCTAAGCCTTTAGAGGAGGAAGACAATTTTTATGGCTACAGTGCATCTACATCTTTAGAAAGAAAAATTGGCAAGCAAGAATTTTCTAAAAGTCTGTCGCTCACACTTAAGCCATCATTAACAGAATACAAAGACATGCAATTATTAGGATCTTATTCAATTGATAATGAAGGAGTTAAGCCTGACGATGAAATTGTGCTTGTAAAAAAAGGCGTAGTAAACGATTTAATGGTAAGTAGAAACTATACCGGTAAAGAGTTTCAACCAAATGGAACTTCAAGTAGTCAGGGAGTTCTTCATATTGAAATTGATAATACTGTAGAAGGTACCGATGATTTGCAACAGCTTATGTTGAAAAAGATTAATGATGAAGATCTGACTTATGGATTAATAATTACTAAATTTTTTAATGATCAGTTCTTTCATGTAAAAAAAGTATTGCCAAATGGTGAAACCGAATATTATCGTAACGCCAGATTAATGGATTTTGATAAAAAGTCACTTAGAAAAATAGTTGCTGCCAGCCAGGAAGAAACTGTAACAAACGAGACAAACCTGAACTCTTACATTGCACCAAAGGCCGTGTTAATTGATGACGTTGAAATTGAGCCGGCAAGAATACCGAAACCTAAGAAAAAACCGGCTTTGGTAGAGAGCCCCTTGCATTCTATCAACTAAAGGCTATTCGTCATGCAACGTTTTCTTTAACTTTTTCAGTTCGTTATACTTATTCACATACCATTTGTGTTCCCATGTACTGGCGTAAAGTACAAAGGCAAAAACTCCAATAAGTATGAGCGTAAAGCTTAGGTTTTCGAAACCTTTCGTAAATACGGTTAACGTGGCAATTACCACAAAATAGTATTGCATGGTTTTCGACATTCTCACCACATAACGGGCATCGGACAAGCCATGCTCTAAATCGCCCTGAATGCTTCGGTCAAATTTATCTTTTCCTGATAACCTCTGGCTTCTGAAGTAGAGGATTATTGCAGCCGTTGCCAACATGAATACTGCCATAACCAAATCGAGAATAAGATCTTTTCCTTTTACAAAGTGGGCAATAATAATGGCTGATCCAGCTAGCAGGTTAGTACCAACCAATATATACTCCATGAACTTGGCTTTATGTATGGCGCCTTTCTTCTTACTCGTAATAATAGAATGCAACGCGCTTTCGTCTATCGTGTACATAGTCTTCTTGTTTTGTTCGTCCCAAACTTTTTTTAATTCATCAAACTCCATGATTCTCATAAGTTTTTGACCTTTCGACCAGGTGATTTTTAATTCGATAGATTTTGACTCCCACGTTTGATTCAGAAATACCAACCATTTCAGCCATTTCTTTGTAGCTGTAACCATCAAGTAAGAGCAAAGCAAGGGATTTATCAATCTCATTCATCTGTGCTATTTGATAGTAAAGCCAGTCCAATCGTTCGTCATGATTATCGGGCTTGTATTCCAATAAATGAGCCGACTTGTCAATATCCTGCTTACCATTAGAATTCCTTTTCTCTTTTTTAGACCATCTGATGGCCGTGTTAAAAGCTATTCTGTACAGCCAGGTACTCACTGCAGACTCACCTCTGAAATTCGGGATGCTCTTCCAAACCTGAATAGCAATTTCTTGGAACAGGTCGTTGGCATCGTCATTATTTAAAGTGTAAGCGCGCACCACCTTAAATAATAAAGCCCGGTAATCTTTTATCCACGAATTAAAAGTTTCCTGTTGATTCAAAAGGTTTTTTCTTTTAAGTCTTTGATACAGTAGTAACCTGATGCGGGCATATTATTACAAATAATGAATAAAAAAATTATAATTCGTTGATAGTCAGTAAATAGACTGGCAATAATTTGCAAATACTAAAGAAAGGTATCAATTTTATTTATTATAAGTTGGCGAAAAATGGATAGTACTAATCATTTAAAGAATTTGGTGGTTCTTGCTTACTCCGATGGAGTTTTCGAAGAATCAGAATTACATAATTTGCGAAATGCCGCAAAAGAATTGGGTGTACCAATAGAGCAACTAGATAAATGGATTGCCGATGCCGATAACATTGTGCTTACGTTACCTGAAGATAATGCTGAAAGGGAAAAGCAATTAATCAGCATGATTAAAATGTCCACAGCAGATGGGTATTTCTCACAGGATGAATATGATTTGTGCCTTAGAATAGCAGAAAAGCTAGGGTATGATGGGCTTGGACAGGCATTGAATTTCTGCATGAATGAATCCAATTTAAAGAACCTGATTGCTTTGGCAAGTGCCGATGGTAAAATTGATGATTCTGAAATGGCTGTAATTGAGGAGGCCGCTGAAAATGCCGGAGTGGACAAAGCTCGACTTGCAGAAATGCTGGCAATGGGTAGCGAGTTTGTACATGTTATTCCCGAACTAGAAGAGGACAGGGAAACGCAATTAATTCAAATGTTAAGTCTGGCTATTGCCGATGGGGAATTTACCGCAGATGAGTATCAACTTTGCAAAACTGTGGCTGAGCGTCTTGGTTTTACTCAGACAGAGTTGGATATGATTATTAAGCTTTCCTTTCAAGGTAAAATTGAGCTTGACGGAATTCGTGAAGTAGACGAGTAGCAGAATTTTAATTACTTACCAGGCTAGAGTAGGGTATTTCTTTAGTGAGAGAAACAAAGTTTCTGTTTTGGTCTATGCCTTCGATTTGTATTACTAAAGTGCCGGGAATTGTTAAAGGCTCTATATTAAATTGCGCGACTTTATTCTCCTCGATTTCGATATTACTATTCCAATAGACACAAGATTCTATGGCTTTATTGGGTGTGAAAGGTATTTCATTTTTATAAAATGAGGCGATAGCTGTGTAATTCATTTCCTTAGTTTCAATAGGTTTAATTATTTCTGGCACAACTTCTTTGGTAGTTACTAGAACAACACCTCCTTTGGCTCTAATGCCAAACTGTGTTACTGCACCTAAATTTTTAATAACCTGAATCTCTTTAACATTCTCAGCCCTAACAATATTTAAACTGTTGACATTAAAGCCCATTGGCATTCCATTTAATACAAAAAGAACAGGGGAACCGCTGTAATATGCCCTGTCTAACAGTATATTTCCATTGGTAGGGTTATAAAGGCTGATATTCAAAAATTGTCTTAATAAGTCAACAAATGGATCAGCACCTACACTGCTCAAATCTTCACCCTTAACAGTTTGCACTTTAACATTATTGAAGTATGTGAAAAGCGGCCTTTCATTAATAGATTTTTGTTCAATTTTAGAATCCTCAACTGTCACACCTTCTAAAAGTTGATAATCGAGTTGGTCATCGAAATAAAAATCAACAGGTTGAATTTTATCTTCATTATTGCTTCTATATACTTTTTTATTCCAAAGTAAGTCTTTGGGCATTCGATATTTTACTGTGTCAAACAATACTACTTCAAGCGGCTTACCTTTTTTTCTTGATGCACTCACAATAAAATCATGATCTTTATACTTTGGGTCAATCCTAGTATAAAAGGTATTATTGTCGATGTTATTAATCTCAATAATTTCGGAAGTTTCCAGATCTAAGGCCCAAGCTTTATATTTCAGAGTTTTATTGCCAGGGGTTATTACCTTCCCACTAACAATGTATTCTTCATCTTCAGTAAATAGGATGTTTTTATTTTTATGGTATGGTTGGATAGTTGAACTAGTCATGTACTCAATAATGTTTGAGCTGGAGTTGTATTTCGGATTTAGCTCCTTTATGTAAGCAGAAACAGAGACATTTCCTTTAACCCGTTTACCTTCTTCATCAATTAGTTCAATAGCAAATAATTTAGAATTACCTAAAGCACTCTCTTCTATGGGCGATAGCCTTATAGAAGTTTTTTTGAGGTTAATTGGAAACACGTGTTCATCTATTGATAAACCTTTTTCATTAAATAAAATTACTTGGGCAGTGCCTTGATTAAAATCATTAAATTTTAATTCTACTAGATGCTTTTTATCGGTTGCTGCCCAAATTATTTCGCCATTTACTAACACTATTAGGTTTGTGAGTTTATTTAAAGTATCCCCAGAGGTTATCACTGCACCCTCATTATTCGATTGAATTGAAAAATATTTGGATGTTGATATGTACTCTACATCCATGGGTTTATTTCGATTTTTAGATCTTTTGTTAGTTGATTGAAGGCTTTCTACTTCAATAGTTTTTGAAAAAAAAGAATCGGAATTTAAAGATTTATTTGTTGAGAATACAAGATTGTAAGTACCAGGAACAACTGTTGAATCAATGGAGAATGTTCCAGAACTTAACCCACTTTTGACCGCGTACCTATTTATTTTAATTAGATTTTGAGCGGAATCATAAAGTTGAGCGTATAGTGTATTGGAATTACTTGGCTTATTATTAACTCCTGTTAAGTATGCCTTGAACCATAAATTTCCACCTGTTAGATATGTTTCTTTATTCGTTTGAACATAGATTTTCTCATAATAGCTCTGATTATAATTTTCAATATTGTTGATGAGAGAGTCTAGTATGTTCCTTTGATTTGAGCTTGATTGGCCTTGAACTTCATAATAAATCACTGAAAATTGAATCAACAAAATCAGACTAGTCAATGCTCTTTTCTTTATCATTCCAGACTATATTTATAAACCCTGTAGGTTTAATTCTTTTTCAAAAGAGACAAAAGTGGAGTTAGAATCAATGCCCTCAATTTTCAGGATAAGAGTCCCTTTAATGTCTGGTTTTTTAAAACTTAAAGTAAAATCACCTTTTTCATTAGGTATAATGTTGTCTTCCCAAAAAATGCAAGACTCTAAATTTCCGGAAGGCGTAAATGGTTCATTTTCAGAATAGTAACTTGTAATTTCTACTTTACTTTCAATATTATCATTATAAGTTAATTGAATGTCAGTAATAAAATCTTCTGTATCGATCAGTATCACACCTCCTGCAGCTTCTGAACCAAATTGAATAACAGCACTTAAGTTTTTAATTATCCTTACGCTCTTTATGTAATTTAAATTTATGTCATTCAAGAGTAAAAGGTTTGTTCCTCTTGGGTAACCATTTACGACAAATAGCACAGGGGGAGGATATAAAAGACTAATAAAAGACTTGCTAAAATATACTTCTCTAGAATTAGGCAATTCTTTTACTAGAGCGAAAGTTGTATAGTTTCTTAGAAGCGAGAGTAAGTCGTCACCACCAACAACATTAATTCTGTCTTTAGTGATCTCCTCCACTTTCACATTATTAAAATAACTAAAAAGCTTAGTGTTGTTTACAGTATCTTTCTTTTCTGTTGTTACTCGGGATGAAGACACTACTATTTCTGGAAGAACCAGATGATCGAGATAATCTTTAATTTCATTTAACTGTTTTTCAGAATTATCATTCTCATCAGCTAGAATAGGTTCTTTAGAAGTTTGGTAATTAAATTGAGGAGGAAAAAAACTATACTTCACTGTATCATAGAGTACTATATCCATAGGTTTTCCTTTATAATTAGCGCCTACTACAAATTCAGAATCATAATCTGTGCTATCAATTTCAATTGAAAATATTCCATTATCCTCAATTTCTGATTCGTAAAATTTTCCTGCATTTATGTCAACGGCTGTTACTTTTATATTTTCTATTTTTCTAGGACGCGATTCAACTTTACCCGAAATGATATATTTGTCTTCAACGCTTTCTGACTCAAGGTTGTCACCTGTTAAGTTGAGATAGATTTCATTTCTATTGTATGAATAACTTGCTATATCAGTTTTTTCATTACGATATGGATTCAATTCCTTAATGTATACTGCTGCAGATAAATTACCTCTTAATGGGTTACCGTTTTTGTCTGTTAAAGTGACTTTGTGGGTTACCTGATTTTCAACTATATCAACTTCTTCCTCAGAAAATACACCGGTTATATCATTTAACTTTATTGGATGTGAAAGGCTTTCCAACAACTGATTATTTCTATCGAAGCAGAATATCGTAGCTACACCTTTTGGTAAAATGATATGTGGAATTGATATTTTACGTGTACCGATGAAACTACTTGCCCATAATAACTCTCCATTTACCTGCAGAATTATACTATAAAATGGATCGCTTGTGGTTTGATAATTAATTATTAATGAGTCGTTTTTCGATTCTATTGCCAGATTTTGTGGTGTTATAGGCTTGTCGAAATTATCAAACCTAATATTTCTTGGTGAATTAAAATTGTTGATAGCCAAAGGCTTAATAAATGAATTTTTGGTCTTTTTAGATTTTAAGGTGGAAAACACAAGATAATACGCTCCTGCATTCAAATCGGATTTTGTTTCAAAAGTTCCAGCCGATATGCCCTGTTCGATCTTATATCTTTTTACATGAATTAAGTTTTTTAAAGAATCAAATAACTGAACGTATAAAGTGGATGATGTCGAAGCACTATTAGATACGCCTGTTACATACGCCTTGAACCAGAAAGATTCCCCGGGTTGATAAATCTCTTTATTGGTGTGAGCATAGATATTTTCATAATATTCACTATTGTACTCTTCAATCGAGTCAATTAAATTGTCAATATAAGCGTTAACATCTTGGCTACTAGCAGCTGATGCTAGTGTTAAAATAAGCTGGAACAGAACAAGTATTCGCTTAATCATTAGGCTCGTAGTTTAGTGGTAAGATATCGGCTGTCCTTTTCCAGCCCCAATAACCATGTTGAATTAATGATGTAGGATCGTCTAGTTTGCCATCTTTAATTACAGCATATCCTTTAGGAGAATTTATTTCTAAAATTGAGGTTTGAGGTCGAGTATTTGTAGTTTCCCTTTGATAACTGGATTTCACAAGATGCCTAAACTCTTTATCTATATAATTGCGATAGCTACTTTCCTCTAGTTCTTTATACCTTACTTCGAGGTATTGGTCAAATTCAAGAAGCTTTATACTGTCTCGATCGTCCAAAAGTGTTTTTTTCCACAAGGGAAGTCTGAGCCTATCAGGCTCCAATGAATTAACTAGAGAGATTTCAAAACCATCTTTTTTAAGATTCTTATTAACTAATGAATTAATGAAATGATCTAATGAACCTTTGTATGCTTCATCTCTCCTTTTCTCCCACCTTCTCTCTTGTATTCTATTTTTATGCTCTAAATAATCATATTTGGGTTTGGTTACGTACTTTACCTGATCGTTTTTGTACTCAAAAAGTACGAGCAAATGACTTACCTTATATCCTAAAGATTCGTTCTCAACGATAATCAATTCATTTGCGGACGCAGTGAGTATATTTTTTTCCTCATCAAAGTCAAAATTGATTACTTCCGGGTTTAGTATTTCACATTTCGCAGAATTACGAGTAGTGCCTATAAATTCCCTCTTGAATATTTTAAGTTGATCCTCCCACTCTTTATTCGAAAAATTAATCACTACTTCGTTTAATTCGCTTACATTTTCTTTCAACTCAATCTCTATTTTATTCAGGTTGGAAATTGATTTGAGATAAAATATATAAGGGTGATAGCTAATGTGTGAGGCCACTAACTCAAAATTATCCTCAACTAATGCCTGGAAATGAAATTCACCATTAACATCAGTAGATGCTCCATTGAAAGTATTAGATATAAAGACATTTACTCCAGGTATTGGCTCTTTGGTATTTTTATCAATCACACGTCCCTTAATGAATCTGTAGGTCTTAGTAACTTTCCTTTGTTCGGCATATATTATTACCGTATTATTTTCAATCTTGTATTTTAACCTATATGGATTAAGTAGTTGATTCAACACTATTTCAAGTGACTTACCACCAATTTGAATGCTTGCAATTTTATTGGTTGGTAGTATTTCAGGGTTGTAGGAAAAATCCACTTTGTAATTTTTACTAATTTCTTCTATGGCTTCAGTGAGTACAATGTTTTCCAACGTGTGGATGTCTTCTTGAGAAAAGGAAAATAGAGGTATTAAAACCACTAGAACGATAATTGTAATTTTCATTTTAACAAGAACTTCCATTTATAATAATTTTACTATTCTGATTTGAAATACTGAGATGATACGTTTTCTTTAAAAGACTAATTATTTCATCGATAGTTTTATTTTCAAACTTGGCAGTTAAAGTGCATTGGGCTAAGTATGAATTAGCCAACTCAATTTCTACTTCATAGGTTTCTTCCAGAGTATTAATTACATCACTGAGTTGATCATTATTAAAAGTTATAATACCTGTATTCCATGCATAAGCATTCTCATTTCTCATTTTGTCCTTCACTAACTCATCATTTACAGCAACTACTTGCTCATTTTTTTCAATTTTTATACTACCTGATTTCGAAAGGTTAGACACTTCAACTATTCCGCTTTTTACATGAACCGATGCTTTTTTACCTGATCTTGCATTCACATCAAAGGATGTCCCCAACACTTTCACTTTCAAAGATTCGGTGGTAATAATGAATGGGTTGTTTTCATCTCTTACTACATCAAAAAAGGCCTCACCAGTTAATTTGATGTTTCTTGAAGATTGAAAATTGCTAGTGTATTCAATAGATGAATTTTTGTTCAATGTGATTAGAGAACCATCAGGAAGTATTATCTCCTTTTTGGCTGACTTCGAATGAACTACAGTTGTTGAATCATTTAAAAATGAGTCTGTCTTATCAGAATTAAAGTATAAATAGGACAATCCTATAGTTGCGATTAAAAGTATGGAGGCGGCAACTTTCCAGATTTGTTTCAATTGGAATGTTCTTGGCTCATTCATTTCAGACTGAATGGCATACCAAACTCGCGCTTTGCTTGAACTGTCTTTTGATGCAGCAGCAATCCAAATGGATTTTATTCTTTGAAATTCAGCTGCATTTTCTTCAGATTCATTAATCCATTGTTCAATAAATGTTCGCTCCTCTTGCGAGCAATCATTTGATAGGTATTTTCCAATTAATTCGTAATTAGGCATAGTTATTTAGGTGTCTATATATCATAGACAGCTTATCAAACAAATACCCCTATGTTAATTGTGAATTATTTTAAAAAGGCACTCATAATAATGACAGGCAAGTAGTCAATGAGAGCATCTCTTAATATAGATAGGGCTTTACCCATTTGGTTCTCAACGGTTTTGATAGAAATATTCAGTTCCTGTGCAATCTCCTTATTTTTCCTGCCCTTAAACCTACTTTTTATGAACACTTCTTTACATTTCTCCGGAAGGGAATCAATACTGGTGTTTAGTTTTTCTATGAAAAATGGGTCTGTGAATTGTTGTGTGTTTGGCTCAACAGTGTTGCTTAAATAGTTAATATAACTTAACCGGGTTTTCTTTCTTTCAAGCTTGTTTAAGCAACTGTTTTTTACCGCATTATTTAAATATGCCTCAATGGATCCTGTTATTTCAAGGTTTTCTCTGGATTTCCATAGTTTTAGAAATACATTCTGAATGACATCTTCGGCCTCTTCTTTACTTTCCAAAAAATAAGTTGCACGAAATATTAGTTTGTTAAATAAGGCATCATATAAACTTTTAAATGCCTGCTCGTCTCCCTCTTTAATTTTTGACCAAGTAAAGTTTTGAGTCATATCTACTAAGAAAGTAATAAAATTTAATTAAATCTTGATACATGTCAATTTCTAGGCATAGGATTGATTTTTCTAGACAGCCTTATCTTTATTGATTGGATTATCGGTTATGGATTAAAGTATTCTGATAAATTACAGCTTACTCACTTAGGCAGATTAAAATAATTAAACCTTTTTGTAAACCATTTTAAAGCAATGGTGTTTTAATGTTGTATTTCAAAATACATGAGTGGTTTGATTGATTAATAGAAACCCTAGGCAGCCCTGCCTAGGGTTTCTTGTGTATTAATTCTTAATTATTTTAACCTCATGTGTTTCTCCATCAAGGTTAACTTTAAGTATATAAAGACCTTTACTTAGTTCCACAACATTATGTGTAGTAAGTGAAGATTCTAATTGTGTTTTAAAAATAAGTCTTCCGGAAAAGTTATATATTTCTAATTCCCCATTTTTGAAAGACTTTTGGATATTTAAATGAAGTGTCTCATTTGTGGGTACTGGATAAGCAGTTACTTCCATTCTCAAGTCATCATCAAGGCTTGTAATCTCTTCTGCTTCAAATATTTCAAAACTTTGTAGTACCTCTGCAGGTAGGAATTGTACTGTTCCTCTATTATAAGCCTTTACTTCAATTATACCAGCTTCACTAATTGTAATTACATTATCATTAATTTCAGCTATTGAAGAACTAGTTTCGAAATTAACATCTAACCCTACAGATGAAGAAGCATTAAGCGATAACATACCATCTTCTGGCATTTCCTGATCTTCTATTTCATCAAATGATATAGTTTGGTCTGATTTTTTCAACCTAAAAATTCTGGCACCATATTGAAATCTATTTGTGAAGATCATGTTACCAGAAGGATCGAAAGTTAGGCCTTCATTTTGATTGATATATCTAGATGTATTCGGTTGTCTATGTGAAGATTTAAATTCAGGACTACCTAATACAACCTCAGGTGATAAGTTCTCAAAACCATTTTCAAGATTATACAATGAAATAGTCAGTTGTGAGTTACCAACAGCTAAAATACCATCATTGCTTATGGCAAGTCCAGTACCTTCAACTCCTGTTATTATTTCTCTATTTAATCCATCACTAAAAAAGTCTTCTTGTCCAAGTACATAATCGGCAGATGCACCATTACTCGTTGGTATTTCATTAAATACCAATACTCTGTTGTTGTTAGCATCAGATACTAACAACTCACCATTATCCGTTATGGCTAATTGTCTTACAATATTGGAAGATCGATTAGGGCCAAGTTCATATGTGGCAGTGTAGAAATTATCCTGAAATATTACATAGTCAGCCGGTGCGTAATTTGTTGTTGGTATTGAATTATATATTAATACTCTTCCATTATCAATTATTAGTAGTTTTCCATCCTTTGAAACTTCAATATCCTGAACGAAACTGAATTTTCTACTTGAAATTTCAGTAGTAATGCTTCTTGTATAGAAATCTGGTTCGCCTAAAACTACGTCAGCAGCTTGACCATTTACAGTAGGAATTGAATTCCAAATTAAAACTCGCTGCTCATCACTAACAATGAGCTTTGTTCCGTCATTGCTAAACGCGAGGCCTCTACTATTCCTCATTATAGATGGACTTGTTCCGCCTTCAACTTGACTGAAATTCTCTCTTCCTATTACTACATCAGCAGGTGTACCACTTTCTGTAGGTATTGAGTTCCATATTAAAACTCTGCCACCGTGGTTAATACCTGTATTAGTGTCTTTCACGCTGGAAGAAATGGCTAGTACTCCATTAATGCTGACAGCAGATTGATAAGTGATACCCGTATGTACGTTATCCACTAGATCAGAATTTTCGTCAAAAGCAGTTTGTCCCAATATTATACTCGCAGACTTATAATTTACTGGCAAATCAGGGTGATTAGGATCTAGGACATTGAAATAAAATTCAACAGGTTCTGCAGCTGCAAAGTTGCTATTACCATTATCACGAACTACTATTTTTACCAGTCCAGAATCTGAAGGAGTGTATTCATTGCCTGATAAAGAACCAGGACCTTTTTCAATTTGAAAATCCAATTCTTCACCTGAATTACTTGTTCCTGTTAAGGTAACAGAGCTGGTAGTCGTAAATATATCATCAATATAGTCAACAGTAATTTCATTAGGTTGGAGTAAAGTTCCATTCCAGCCTTGTACATTACCCATATCAACTGAATTAGCAGCAGTAAATGTGGCGCCACCAATGGCATGATTATTTTTTAAGTTGACAAACTCAACATCAATATTACCCGAAGCAACAGATATGTATGCCTCATTATCACCACTACCACCTGCATTGGTAATGGTAATCATATTATCAGCGGTACCATTAGCAGTTAAATTCTGAAGGGTGTAAGTAGAAAGACCGTTTAGTGCAAGCGTAGAACCTGGTTCTAAAATTAGATCTTGAATAGTCAAGTCGTTATTTATTACTAAGCTCTCTTCTACAATAATCTTGTTAAATGCAGTTCCTGAGGCAGCTATTAAAGTACCAGATTCTTTGAAAGTGATACTATTAAGGTTTGTCTCAAGCACATTGATGCTGTAGCCAACCCATGAATTAGTATAAATATCTGAACCTGTGAAATTGATATTATCAGAAAGATTTGTGATTTCCTCGCAGTTAATAGCTGCATCTTCAGCTACAATATTTGCATCTGCTAAAATTGTTTTAACCGTTATGGAATCATTAAGAATTACATTACCAGAAAGTTCTAAAATAGAAGATTCACCAAAAGATAAGGCTCCGGGGACAATTTCAGAATCAATTCTATCTTCGATAATAATATTTACTAATTCTTTAGTAACCAGATCAGAGAATAGCAGGTTTTCTTGAATTACTAAATTATTAGGTTTTTCCTTAGCTTCTAAATTAGCTTGATGAGTTACATCAGACCAATTCATAGAATTGCAGTAATTGTATGGTAAATCTAATACAACCGTTTGTCCGTCATTGTCAAATGAATTTTCATCAAAAAATACATTGTCAAATTTTCCAGGTATTTCATTCGGTGAAGTAGTTCCACCAGATGTGGTTGCCCAATTAGCGACCTCAGACCAGTTTCCACTGTTGCCAACCCAGAATAAATTGTTTACAGTTGGTTCATTAAAAATCCAACCCGTAGAAAGGCTTCTCCCTATGGAATTATTGGCTATAAAGGATGCGCCTCCGGAAGCTGTATTGTTGTTAATTTCAACATATTCGACAGTAATAGTACCTGAAGATTTTGAAAACCCTGAAGAGGGTATATAAGAATTAATTTCAATCATTTTACTTCGGGTACCATTGGCGATTAAATCGTTAAGAATTGTAACTGTGATAATTTCTAAATCTAAACGAGAACCGGCAACTATTTCTAAGGTATTCACACTAAATGAATTATTAAAATTGCAATGATTAAGCACCGTTATCTCATTGTATTCTATATTGTTGGTTTCAAATTCACTTGGACCTACAATTAATTCTGTATCGAAAATAAGATGACTGTTAGTTGTTGTAAGATTGTCAGTGGCATTATCAAATGTACCAGCCGTTATTTCAGAATTTGAAATATCTACTGTTGAACCAAAATTGAATTGAATATCTCTAGCTGAAATGCTGTTCGAATTAGTCATAAGAATAGCACCATCATTTACAGTTAGTCCAGCAACTGTTAGTTCATTCATTAAGGTACCTGTACCTGCGCCATATAGTGAAAGGTTTGAATTGCTGATAGCATTATTACCTATTTCTATGGTAAAGTCACTTTCTGACCAGAAATTGATATTAGGTATTTCTCCTTTAGCTTGATTTGATAACTCTAGACTGCCATTTAAATCTAATTGGAAATGGTTGCTTTGAGGTTCGAATTCAATGCCGAATGAAGTATTTACAGTAAAATTATTTGCTTGAGCAATGTTTTTGTCTAGGCTTACTTTGCCAGCTTCAGTAAATGAATTATTATCAAAAATAACATTATCATCTATGCTTGGGACACGATTATGAAAATCACTACCTCCAGAAGATGTCGCCCAGTGATTAGCGAAATCACTCCAATTACCACTATTGCCAACCCAATAAAAATCAGC
This genomic window contains:
- a CDS encoding RNA polymerase sigma factor, with the translated sequence MNQQETFNSWIKDYRALLFKVVRAYTLNNDDANDLFQEIAIQVWKSIPNFRGESAVSTWLYRIAFNTAIRWSKKEKRNSNGKQDIDKSAHLLEYKPDNHDERLDWLYYQIAQMNEIDKSLALLLLDGYSYKEMAEMVGISESNVGVKIYRIKNHLVERSKTYENHGV
- a CDS encoding tellurite resistance TerB family protein, with product MDSTNHLKNLVVLAYSDGVFEESELHNLRNAAKELGVPIEQLDKWIADADNIVLTLPEDNAEREKQLISMIKMSTADGYFSQDEYDLCLRIAEKLGYDGLGQALNFCMNESNLKNLIALASADGKIDDSEMAVIEEAAENAGVDKARLAEMLAMGSEFVHVIPELEEDRETQLIQMLSLAIADGEFTADEYQLCKTVAERLGFTQTELDMIIKLSFQGKIELDGIREVDE
- a CDS encoding TonB-dependent receptor plug domain-containing protein — translated: MIKKRALTSLILLIQFSVIYYEVQGQSSSNQRNILDSLINNIENYNQSYYEKIYVQTNKETYLTGGNLWFKAYLTGVNNKPSNSNTLYAQLYDSAQNLIKINRYAVKSGLSSGTFSIDSTVVPGTYNLVFSTNKSLNSDSFFSKTIEVESLQSTNKRSKNRNKPMDVEYISTSKYFSIQSNNEGAVITSGDTLNKLTNLIVLVNGEIIWAATDKKHLVELKFNDFNQGTAQVILFNEKGLSIDEHVFPINLKKTSIRLSPIEESALGNSKLFAIELIDEEGKRVKGNVSVSAYIKELNPKYNSSSNIIEYMTSSTIQPYHKNKNILFTEDEEYIVSGKVITPGNKTLKYKAWALDLETSEIIEINNIDNNTFYTRIDPKYKDHDFIVSASRKKGKPLEVVLFDTVKYRMPKDLLWNKKVYRSNNEDKIQPVDFYFDDQLDYQLLEGVTVEDSKIEQKSINERPLFTYFNNVKVQTVKGEDLSSVGADPFVDLLRQFLNISLYNPTNGNILLDRAYYSGSPVLFVLNGMPMGFNVNSLNIVRAENVKEIQVIKNLGAVTQFGIRAKGGVVLVTTKEVVPEIIKPIETKEMNYTAIASFYKNEIPFTPNKAIESCVYWNSNIEIEENKVAQFNIEPLTIPGTLVIQIEGIDQNRNFVSLTKEIPYSSLVSN
- a CDS encoding TonB-dependent receptor; translated protein: MIKRILVLFQLILTLASAASSQDVNAYIDNLIDSIEEYNSEYYENIYAHTNKEIYQPGESFWFKAYVTGVSNSASTSSTLYVQLFDSLKNLIHVKRYKIEQGISAGTFETKSDLNAGAYYLVFSTLKSKKTKNSFIKPLAINNFNSPRNIRFDNFDKPITPQNLAIESKNDSLIINYQTTSDPFYSIILQVNGELLWASSFIGTRKISIPHIILPKGVATIFCFDRNNQLLESLSHPIKLNDITGVFSEEEVDIVENQVTHKVTLTDKNGNPLRGNLSAAVYIKELNPYRNEKTDIASYSYNRNEIYLNLTGDNLESESVEDKYIISGKVESRPRKIENIKVTAVDINAGKFYESEIEDNGIFSIEIDSTDYDSEFVVGANYKGKPMDIVLYDTVKYSFFPPQFNYQTSKEPILADENDNSEKQLNEIKDYLDHLVLPEIVVSSSRVTTEKKDTVNNTKLFSYFNNVKVEEITKDRINVVGGDDLLSLLRNYTTFALVKELPNSREVYFSKSFISLLYPPPVLFVVNGYPRGTNLLLLNDINLNYIKSVRIIKNLSAVIQFGSEAAGGVILIDTEDFITDIQLTYNDNIESKVEITSYYSENEPFTPSGNLESCIFWEDNIIPNEKGDFTLSFKKPDIKGTLILKIEGIDSNSTFVSFEKELNLQGL
- a CDS encoding carboxypeptidase-like regulatory domain-containing protein, with the protein product MEVLVKMKITIIVLVVLIPLFSFSQEDIHTLENIVLTEAIEEISKNYKVDFSYNPEILPTNKIASIQIGGKSLEIVLNQLLNPYRLKYKIENNTVIIYAEQRKVTKTYRFIKGRVIDKNTKEPIPGVNVFISNTFNGASTDVNGEFHFQALVEDNFELVASHISYHPYIFYLKSISNLNKIEIELKENVSELNEVVINFSNKEWEDQLKIFKREFIGTTRNSAKCEILNPEVINFDFDEEKNILTASANELIIVENESLGYKVSHLLVLFEYKNDQVKYVTKPKYDYLEHKNRIQERRWEKRRDEAYKGSLDHFINSLVNKNLKKDGFEISLVNSLEPDRLRLPLWKKTLLDDRDSIKLLEFDQYLEVRYKELEESSYRNYIDKEFRHLVKSSYQRETTNTRPQTSILEINSPKGYAVIKDGKLDDPTSLIQHGYWGWKRTADILPLNYEPND